One Immundisolibacter sp. genomic region harbors:
- a CDS encoding Rieske (2Fe-2S) protein, producing MLRTRDAHGKALWLFGQTLGELPAAPRPDWQAAEPRWIAGALARALDRPGGGWHVLGASAALRQRPLAVQVEGRSLALWRSQAGVHATDDQCPHLGAAWSRGRLVDGGLVCPWHGLRLDPAAPCSALYQTHDDGALVWVQLPGEALLPRPVLPVRPTSALVSVMSLRARCTPREVLENRLDPWHGAHFHGHSFARLAVREQAEDSITVRVAFRVAGRLAVEVDARFHCPDRRSIVMTIVAGEGEGSLVETHATALSPGQCLITEAIFASSTRSGFAVARRLGRLIQPLMRLAARRLWVEDAAYCERRHALRERASPPDLSCASQESSP from the coding sequence ATGCTGCGCACGCGCGACGCACACGGCAAGGCGCTGTGGCTGTTCGGCCAGACGCTTGGCGAGCTGCCAGCGGCCCCGCGCCCCGACTGGCAGGCCGCCGAGCCACGCTGGATTGCCGGAGCGCTGGCCAGGGCACTCGATCGGCCGGGTGGCGGCTGGCATGTGCTGGGCGCTTCCGCGGCGCTGCGCCAACGGCCGCTGGCGGTGCAGGTCGAAGGCCGGTCGCTGGCGCTGTGGCGCAGCCAGGCAGGCGTTCACGCGACCGACGATCAGTGCCCGCATCTTGGCGCTGCCTGGTCGCGCGGCCGGCTTGTGGACGGCGGCCTGGTGTGTCCCTGGCATGGCCTGCGTCTGGACCCGGCGGCGCCGTGCAGCGCGCTGTATCAGACCCACGACGACGGCGCGCTGGTCTGGGTGCAGCTGCCCGGCGAGGCGCTGCTGCCCCGACCGGTGCTGCCGGTGCGCCCGACGTCAGCGCTGGTATCCGTCATGAGCCTGCGGGCACGCTGTACGCCGCGCGAGGTGTTGGAAAACCGCCTCGACCCCTGGCATGGGGCGCATTTTCACGGCCACAGCTTCGCCCGCCTCGCGGTACGCGAGCAGGCCGAGGACAGCATCACCGTGCGGGTGGCGTTTCGGGTCGCAGGCCGGCTGGCGGTGGAGGTGGACGCGCGCTTTCATTGCCCGGACCGGCGCAGCATCGTCATGACCATCGTCGCTGGCGAGGGTGAAGGCTCGCTGGTAGAGACCCATGCGACGGCGCTGTCGCCCGGCCAGTGCCTGATCACAGAAGCGATTTTTGCCAGCTCGACGCGATCCGGTTTTGCCGTGGCGCGCCGCCTGGGCCGGCTGATTCAGCCCCTGATGCGCCTGGCGGCGCGTCGCCTGTGGGTCGAGGACGCGGCGTACTGTGAACGCCGTCATGCGCTGCGCGAGCGTGCGTCCCCGCCCGACCTGTCATGTGCCTCGCAGGAGTCCTCCCCATGA